One segment of Clostridium botulinum DNA contains the following:
- a CDS encoding DUF4883 family protein — translation MKKFIVILLVLLNSTIMIGCNLSDAKYINFSKKPNNHYYTDQLTKKILSNEEFSLYVFDKNLYKEIQVNENEEIIIDNFLNSLITENYLDTSDSISDREPFRIKVVFKDTIFLLKIFSSNLVTLSPWDGNYTEDIISMENLPIGYNLFDFCVHVESKPIEK, via the coding sequence TTGAAAAAATTTATTGTTATCCTACTAGTATTATTAAACTCTACTATTATGATTGGTTGTAATTTATCAGATGCTAAATACATAAACTTTTCGAAAAAACCTAATAATCATTATTATACTGATCAGCTTACAAAGAAAATACTAAGTAATGAAGAGTTTTCACTTTATGTATTTGATAAAAATTTATATAAAGAAATCCAGGTCAATGAAAATGAAGAAATTATAATAGATAATTTTTTAAATAGTTTAATCACTGAAAATTATTTAGACACTTCCGATTCAATTAGTGATAGAGAACCATTTAGAATTAAAGTAGTATTTAAAGATACTATTTTTCTATTAAAGATTTTCAGCTCCAATCTTGTAACTTTATCTCCTTGGGATGGTAATTACACAGAAGATATAATATCAATGGAAAATTTGCCTATTGGTTATAATTTATTTGATTTCTGTGTTCATGTTGAATCTAAACCTATAGAAAAATAA
- a CDS encoding PHP domain-containing protein, whose protein sequence is MYKMDFHIHTSSSDGLLSPTEVVKRAKENSVSYLAITDHDTLSGLDAGIKCGKELGVTIIPGIELSTQYNNESIHLLGFFKDNNFNNSKLINELDKIKNHRIIRAKEIIKKLKSEFNIIISFDDVLANGKDTIARPHIARAIIDAGYDYDNEYIFQNFIGKDCKAYVPTLKLSTEDGISLLKSYNALVFLAHPKLISNSKIDDFLKMDLDGIEAIYFQNTKVEEEKFINIAIENNLLISCGSDFHGNLKDDKKHGDIGSMTMPSIYLENLLSALNIK, encoded by the coding sequence ATGTATAAAATGGACTTTCATATACATACATCAAGCTCAGATGGATTATTATCACCTACAGAAGTAGTTAAGCGTGCTAAAGAAAATTCTGTTTCTTACTTAGCAATTACAGATCATGATACATTATCAGGACTAGATGCTGGAATAAAATGTGGCAAAGAATTAGGTGTTACAATTATTCCTGGGATAGAGTTATCTACTCAATATAATAACGAAAGCATACATCTTCTTGGATTTTTTAAAGATAATAATTTTAATAATTCAAAACTTATAAATGAACTTGATAAAATTAAAAATCACAGAATTATAAGAGCTAAAGAAATTATAAAAAAATTAAAAAGTGAATTTAACATAATAATAAGCTTTGACGATGTATTAGCCAATGGTAAAGATACAATAGCTAGACCACATATCGCTAGAGCAATAATAGATGCTGGTTATGACTATGATAATGAATATATCTTCCAAAATTTTATAGGAAAAGACTGCAAGGCCTACGTTCCTACTCTAAAATTATCAACTGAAGATGGTATATCTCTCTTAAAATCATATAATGCATTAGTATTTTTAGCTCATCCAAAACTTATAAGTAATTCTAAAATTGATGACTTTTTAAAAATGGACCTAGATGGGATAGAAGCTATTTATTTTCAAAACACAAAAGTTGAAGAAGAAAAATTTATAAACATAGCTATAGAAAATAATTTATTAATTTCTTGTGGTTCAGATTTTCATGGTAATTTAAAAGATGATAAAAAACATGGCGATATTGGAAGCATGACTATGCCTTCAATTTATTTAGAAAACCTTTTAAGTGCTTTGAACATAAAATAA
- a CDS encoding phage holin — protein sequence MIDKSRFKNYGLWVSIAALIPLILKSFGVEVIQGDYEQIVQAILSILVMLGIVSNPTTDAKWFSDDKALEEPKNVEIDSKDSK from the coding sequence ATGATAGATAAATCTAGATTTAAAAATTATGGATTATGGGTATCTATTGCAGCGTTAATTCCATTAATTCTTAAAAGTTTTGGTGTTGAAGTTATACAAGGTGACTATGAACAAATAGTACAAGCTATTCTATCAATTCTTGTAATGTTAGGAATAGTAAGTAATCCAACAACAGATGCTAAATGGTTTAGTGATGACAAAGCATTAGAAGAACCTAAAAATGTAGAAATAGATAGTAAAGATAGTAAATAA
- a CDS encoding aminopeptidase, translating into MKSEKNNKNVWNKYEEKGVKEIFDFCDGYKNFMSICKTERECVKEVIKMAEDNGYKNIDDIIKNGGALKAGDKVYANNKGKTIALFIIGNESMEKGLKILGAHIDSPRLDAKQNPLYEDNEMVLLDTHYYGGIKKYQWVTLPLALHGVVVKKDGSIIDICIGEDESDPVVGVSDLLVHLSGDQLLKKGNKVVEGEDLNVLVGSMPLKGEEKDAVKANILKILKEKYDFEEEDFLSAEIEIVPAGKARDYGLDRSMVMAYGHDDRVCSYTSLMAMFDINECDKTCCCLLVDKEEVGSIGATGMQSKFFENIVAEVLDKVEGFSDIKLRRCLSNSKMLSSDVSAAFDPNYPSVMEKKNSAFFGRGMVFNKYTGARGKSGCNDANAEYMAELRRIMEKHDVSIQTAELGKVDAGGGGTIAYILAQYNMEVIDCGVALLNMHAPWELASKADIYETMRGYRAFLIEA; encoded by the coding sequence ATGAAATCAGAAAAAAATAACAAGAATGTATGGAATAAGTATGAGGAAAAGGGCGTAAAAGAAATCTTTGATTTTTGTGATGGATACAAAAATTTTATGTCTATATGTAAGACTGAAAGAGAATGTGTAAAAGAAGTTATTAAAATGGCTGAAGATAATGGCTATAAGAATATTGATGACATAATAAAAAATGGTGGAGCTTTAAAAGCAGGAGATAAGGTATATGCTAATAATAAAGGAAAGACAATTGCTTTATTTATTATCGGAAATGAATCTATGGAAAAAGGTCTTAAAATTTTAGGCGCTCACATTGATTCACCTAGATTAGATGCAAAACAAAATCCACTTTATGAAGATAATGAAATGGTATTATTAGATACTCATTATTATGGTGGAATAAAGAAATATCAATGGGTTACTTTACCTTTAGCATTACACGGAGTAGTAGTGAAAAAAGATGGTTCAATAATTGATATTTGTATTGGTGAAGATGAAAGTGATCCAGTTGTTGGAGTTTCAGATTTATTAGTTCATTTATCAGGAGATCAATTACTTAAAAAAGGAAATAAAGTAGTTGAAGGAGAAGATTTAAACGTATTAGTTGGTAGCATGCCTTTAAAAGGAGAAGAAAAAGATGCCGTAAAAGCTAATATATTAAAAATATTAAAAGAAAAGTATGATTTTGAAGAAGAAGACTTTTTATCAGCTGAAATTGAAATAGTTCCAGCAGGAAAAGCAAGAGATTATGGTTTAGACAGAAGTATGGTTATGGCTTATGGTCATGATGATAGAGTATGTTCATATACTTCATTAATGGCTATGTTTGATATTAATGAGTGCGATAAGACTTGTTGTTGTCTTTTAGTTGATAAAGAAGAGGTAGGTAGCATTGGTGCAACTGGAATGCAATCTAAGTTCTTTGAAAATATAGTTGCAGAAGTTCTTGATAAAGTTGAAGGATTTTCTGATATTAAATTAAGAAGATGTCTTAGCAATTCTAAAATGTTATCTTCTGATGTAAGTGCAGCTTTTGATCCAAATTATCCATCAGTAATGGAAAAGAAAAATTCAGCATTCTTTGGTAGAGGTATGGTATTTAATAAGTATACTGGTGCTAGAGGAAAATCAGGTTGTAATGATGCAAATGCAGAATATATGGCTGAACTTAGAAGAATAATGGAAAAGCATGATGTTTCTATTCAAACAGCAGAACTAGGAAAAGTTGATGCTGGTGGTGGTGGAACTATCGCATATATTTTAGCTCAATACAATATGGAAGTTATAGATTGTGGAGTAGCACTTTTAAATATGCATGCACCATGGGAATTAGCAAGCAAAGCGGATATATATGAAACTATGAGAGGCTACAGAGCCTTTTTAATAGAAGCATAA
- the hprK gene encoding HPr(Ser) kinase/phosphatase: protein MAVSVKRLINDFDLEVLVEGNEDVKIEVNDVNRPGLQLAGFYNYFAPERIQIIGKAEWSFLQDMQIEVRKKRVKKYLSFNITCLIISRGLDPHEEFIKEARKNNIWVLRSKSVTTKLISKITLYLADKLAPETRLHGVLVDVSGIGILITGESGIGKSETALELIKRGHRLITDDAVDIRESDGTLIGSSPKITIGMLEVRGIGIIDVTQLYGLSSVLEEKEIKLIMHFEHWKDDNDYDRLGIDNQYMDILGIPVKKLTVPVRPGRNIAVIIEAAAVNYRYSLMSKISPVDIIENRMSAVSDEA, encoded by the coding sequence GTGGCGGTTTCAGTTAAAAGATTAATAAATGATTTTGATTTAGAGGTATTAGTTGAGGGAAATGAAGATGTAAAAATCGAAGTAAATGATGTGAATAGACCAGGCTTACAATTAGCAGGATTTTATAACTACTTTGCTCCAGAAAGAATACAAATTATCGGTAAAGCTGAATGGAGCTTCTTACAAGATATGCAAATTGAAGTAAGAAAGAAAAGAGTTAAAAAATATTTAAGCTTTAATATAACTTGTCTAATAATAAGTAGAGGTTTAGATCCTCATGAAGAATTTATTAAAGAAGCAAGAAAAAATAATATATGGGTATTAAGAAGTAAGTCTGTAACAACAAAACTTATAAGTAAAATAACTTTATATTTAGCAGATAAATTAGCGCCTGAAACAAGATTACATGGAGTATTAGTTGATGTTTCAGGAATTGGAATCTTAATAACTGGAGAAAGCGGTATAGGAAAAAGTGAAACAGCCTTAGAACTTATAAAAAGAGGTCATCGATTAATCACTGATGATGCAGTAGATATTAGGGAAAGTGATGGAACATTAATAGGAAGTTCTCCTAAGATAACTATTGGTATGCTTGAAGTTAGGGGAATAGGAATTATTGATGTTACGCAACTGTATGGATTAAGTTCTGTATTAGAAGAAAAAGAAATAAAATTAATAATGCACTTTGAACACTGGAAAGATGACAATGATTATGATAGATTAGGTATAGATAATCAATATATGGATATATTGGGTATACCAGTTAAAAAATTAACTGTTCCTGTTAGACCAGGAAGAAATATTGCTGTAATAATAGAAGCGGCAGCAGTTAACTATAGATATTCATTGATGTCTAAAATATCTCCTGTTGACATAATAGAAAATAGAATGAGTGCAGTAAGTGATGAAGCTTAA
- a CDS encoding DUF896 domain-containing protein: MNIENMKIEEVIEQINLLYKKSKEASLTEEEKELQQKLRKRYIDNVKKNFRAQLEGVELKNK, translated from the coding sequence GTGAATATTGAAAATATGAAAATAGAAGAAGTAATAGAACAAATTAATTTATTATATAAGAAAAGTAAAGAGGCAAGTTTAACAGAAGAAGAGAAAGAGTTACAACAAAAATTAAGAAAGAGATACATAGATAATGTAAAGAAGAATTTTAGAGCACAATTAGAAGGTGTGGAACTGAAAAATAAATAA